A single region of the Ancylobacter novellus DSM 506 genome encodes:
- a CDS encoding alpha/beta hydrolase — protein MNPVTLPDAEWFDLAPEDRGADPHAPWRIFLARPQGEPPPGGFPVVTMLDANAGFSTFVEVMRRGAVRPQATGIAPSVIVGIGYPEGEDHRARRTFDYTAGPGAEGAGRDERATGGRDAFLAFIEHTLKPRIAREVPVDAANQTLFGHSLAGWFVLDAMARDPGSFRTHVAVSPSIWWDEARLVEGLERADGAGRRLAIMVGEWEQALSPWQAARPEAAEMAARRARRAMVDRARGFSDRVRTAWPGARVHFEVMPGEDHASILPAAMARALRFALAD, from the coding sequence ATGAACCCCGTCACCCTGCCAGATGCCGAATGGTTCGACCTCGCGCCCGAGGACCGCGGCGCCGATCCGCACGCCCCTTGGCGCATCTTCCTCGCGCGGCCGCAGGGCGAGCCGCCGCCGGGCGGCTTTCCGGTCGTCACCATGCTCGATGCCAATGCGGGATTTTCCACCTTCGTCGAGGTGATGCGGCGCGGCGCGGTGCGGCCGCAGGCGACCGGCATCGCGCCTTCGGTGATCGTCGGCATCGGCTATCCCGAGGGCGAGGATCATCGCGCGCGGCGCACCTTCGACTACACCGCCGGGCCGGGCGCCGAAGGGGCAGGGCGCGACGAGCGGGCGACCGGCGGGCGCGACGCCTTCCTCGCCTTCATCGAGCACACGCTCAAGCCTCGCATCGCGCGGGAGGTGCCAGTCGATGCGGCGAACCAGACCCTGTTCGGCCATTCGCTGGCGGGCTGGTTCGTGCTCGACGCGATGGCGCGCGATCCCGGCAGCTTCCGCACCCATGTCGCGGTCAGCCCGTCCATCTGGTGGGACGAGGCGCGGCTCGTCGAGGGGCTGGAGCGGGCGGACGGCGCCGGGCGGCGGCTGGCGATCATGGTCGGGGAGTGGGAGCAGGCGCTCTCGCCCTGGCAGGCAGCGCGGCCGGAGGCGGCGGAGATGGCGGCCCGCCGCGCGCGGCGGGCGATGGTCGACCGGGCGCGTGGCTTCTCCGACCGGGTGCGGACGGCGTGGCCGGGCGCGCGGGTCCATTTCGAGGTCATGCCGGGCGAGGACCATGCCTCCATCCTGCCGGCGGCGATGGCGCGGGCGCTGCGCTTCGCGCTGGCGGATTAG